In Camelina sativa cultivar DH55 chromosome 16, Cs, whole genome shotgun sequence, a single window of DNA contains:
- the LOC104753249 gene encoding F-box/LRR-repeat protein At1g06630-like gives MSFDAPSLVFLDYSDYALCSYPQVNLKSLVEARLDLRYHSEVNRPNIWGLLTGISHIKTLHLSANSADVISRCVKHGLLLPVFNNLVSLTFGSKNKRGWRLLPYLLKQSPMLETLTIQGLDGHISDVTMRASQVEVWLARHTA, from the exons ATGTCATTTGATGCCCCAAGTCTTGTCTTCCTGGACTACTCCGATTATGCCCTGTGTAGCTATCCACAAGTTAACTTGAAGTCCCTAGTCGAAGCTAGGCTGGACCTTCGTTATCATTCTGAAGTCAATAGGCCAAATATATGGGGTCTCTTAACAGGGATAAGCCACATTAAGACCCTGCATCTTTCTGCCAATTCTGCCGAT GTGATCTCTCGATGTGTTAAACATGGACTACTACTACCGGTGTTTAACAATCTGGTAAGCTTGACCTTTGGGAGTAAGAATAAACGAGGTTGGAGACTACTGCCGTATCTGCTTAAGCAGTCTCCAATGCTTGAAACTCTAACCATCCAG GGTCTGGATGGTCATATATCTGATGTGACTATGCGTGCATCCCAAGTGGAAGTGTGGTTAGCGAGGCACACTGCTTAA
- the LOC104749384 gene encoding diphthamide biosynthesis protein 2-like — translation MDTKKLDTAFEDAISCLPHEVLSDILSRVPTKLAASTSLLSKKWRNVFATVRAGNDHILQTISNFVNSYNLYFIISVDLYFLSSLRVMFSRYYLVEKAKDANIVGILVGTLGVAGYLHMIHHMQALISAAGKKSYILAMGRPNSAKLANFPECDVFIYISCAQTALLDSKKFMSPVITPFEANIAFSRGSEWTGAYLMQFQDVINSVKLESEAHSESEEPRFSFFQGGYVEDHKTNDQAKNGEEDTGETMALVHIAEKALQLKDNDHNLLTKQTTAKSGPEYFLSRAYRGLEINSDNTSSETYIVGRSGKASGYKHE, via the exons ATGGATACCAAAAAGTTGGATACTGCCTTCGAAGATGCAATCAGCTGTCTCCCTCATGAGGTTCTAAGCGACATTTTGTCCAGAGTTCCGACCAAACTGGCTGCTTCaacatctcttctctcaaaaaagTGGAGGAATGTGTTTGCGACG GTCAGGGCCGGCAATGATCATATATTACAAACAATATCAAACTTCGTCAATTCTTATAATCTTTACTTTATCATCTCTGTGGATTTGTATTTCTTGTCCTCACTCAGAGTTATGTTTTCCAGATATTACTTGGTGGAAAAAGCCAAGGATGCGAATATTGTAGGTATTTTGGTAGGGACTCTTGGTGTTG CTGGTTACCTTCATATGATTCACCATATGCAAGCACTCATATCTGCAGCTGGCAAAAAATCTTACATTCTTGCCATGGGACGACCTAATTCGGCCAAACTCGCAAACTTCCCCGAG TGCGATGTATTCATCTACATCTCATGTGCCCAAACCGCTCTTTTAGATAGCAAAAAGTTCATGTCCCCTGTCATAACTCCGTTCGAAGCCAATATTGCTTTTAGCAG AGGGAGTGAATGGACTGGTGCATACCTAATGCAATTCCAAGACGTGATCAACTCTGTAAAATTAGAATCAGAAGCACATAGCGAATCAGAGGAGCCACGGTTCTCCTTCTTTCAGGGTGGTTACGTAGAAGATCACAAGACAAACG ATCAAGCTAagaatggagaagaagacaCAGGAGAGACAATGGCACTGGTACACATTGCAGAGAAAGCATTGCAATTGAAAGACAATGATCATAACTTGCTCACTAAACAAACCACTGCCAAATCAGGACCCGAGTATTTCCTCAGTCGTGCTTATCGCGGTTTGGAGATAAATAGTGATAATACTTCGTCGGAGACTTACATAGTCGGGAGAAGCGGGAAGGCGTCAGGATACAAGCACGAGTAG
- the LOC104749383 gene encoding uncharacterized protein LOC104749383 isoform X1 produces MTTERLKRFVWGDTQRNVDRAVGRVNADIKLLKGVESVHQDNIDTLEETKASTNNETTIQIIDQNIVRTRGECQRINQEIRLLEDEKFALLRSKAAKPLFSGLRAVNHARIRYHRISGCFGKCLWGDTSRNVDAAITVVDRSIGQLNGFLAEYNLKIGRVRRRRARTNNPTKQARYDHTIELLTKELVQIRHAVEVLEEERRQIYGFKNAIYFFRGISSISSGRERC; encoded by the exons ATGActactgagcgactcaaacgaTTTGTGTGGGGAGATACACAAAGGAACGTCGATCGAGCAGTGGGAAGGGTTAATGCAGATATTAAGCTGTTGAAGGGGGTGGAATCCGTGCATCAGGACAATATCGATAcacttgaagaaacaaaagcttCAACTAATAACGAAACAACCATCCAGATTATTGATCAAAACATTGTTCGGACTAGAGGAGAATGTCAGCGGATCAACCAAGAGATAAGACTCTTGGAAGATGAG AAATTTGCCCTTTTAAGGAGCAAAGCTGCAAAGCCTCTGTTTAGTGGTCTGAGGGCCGTGAATCACGCAAGAATTAGATACCACAG GATTTCTGGCTGCTTTGGAAAATGTTTATGGGGAGATACAAGCAGGAACGTTGATGCTGCCATAACAGTGGTAGATAGGAGCATTGGCCAGTTAAATGGATTTTTGGCAGAATACAACCTTAAGATCGGTAGAGTGAGACGTCGAAGGGCTAGAACTAATAACCCCACAA AGCAAGCAAGGTATGATCACACTATTGAGCTCTTAACCAAGGAACTTGTGCAAATCAGACACGCGGTTGAAGTCCTGGAGGAAGAg AGAAGACAGATTTATGGCTTCAAAAATGCGATATACTTTTTTAGAGGTATAAGTTCAATAAGCAGCGGCAGAGAAAGATGCTG A
- the LOC104749383 gene encoding uncharacterized protein LOC104749383 isoform X3, whose product METLFKKFALLRSKAAKPLFSGLRAVNHARIRYHRISGCFGKCLWGDTSRNVDAAITVVDRSIGQLNGFLAEYNLKIGRVRRRRARTNNPTKQARYDHTIELLTKELVQIRHAVEVLEEERRQIYGFKNAIYFFRGISSISSGRERC is encoded by the exons atggaaactctttttaag AAATTTGCCCTTTTAAGGAGCAAAGCTGCAAAGCCTCTGTTTAGTGGTCTGAGGGCCGTGAATCACGCAAGAATTAGATACCACAG GATTTCTGGCTGCTTTGGAAAATGTTTATGGGGAGATACAAGCAGGAACGTTGATGCTGCCATAACAGTGGTAGATAGGAGCATTGGCCAGTTAAATGGATTTTTGGCAGAATACAACCTTAAGATCGGTAGAGTGAGACGTCGAAGGGCTAGAACTAATAACCCCACAA AGCAAGCAAGGTATGATCACACTATTGAGCTCTTAACCAAGGAACTTGTGCAAATCAGACACGCGGTTGAAGTCCTGGAGGAAGAg AGAAGACAGATTTATGGCTTCAAAAATGCGATATACTTTTTTAGAGGTATAAGTTCAATAAGCAGCGGCAGAGAAAGATGCTG A
- the LOC104753251 gene encoding diphthamide biosynthesis protein 2-like, with protein MSVSLAGLTSLLHHLQHQKTSAKTCKPSGIVNIDDHGSCCIDEVGALHIDADCVVHYGQTCLSPTSVLPAFFVFGKAPMNVSSCVKHLIDYASQSDKPIMILYGLEYAHMIPHIREELGLSKTESHQLKFSVANVLCSFISQSKDPRESMEHPRPYSDSLSSSRNYSLGGLTWDLPEGSKIEDYLLFWIGSDSSAFANVVLTFNGCDIVRYDAEEDSLVTEFYQQRRILMRRYYLVEKAKDANIVGILVGTLGVAGYLHMIHHMQALISAAGKKSYFLAMGRPNPAKLANFPECDVFIYISCAQTALLDSKEFMSPVMTPLEANLAFSRGSEWTGAYLMQFQDVINSVKLEPVAALMKLELCILTQSVLFITAKHV; from the exons ATGAGTGTTTCTCTAGCTGGTTTG ACAAGTCTACTTCATCATCTCCAACACCAGAAAACATCAGCTAAAACCTGCAAACCTTCAGGGATTGTAAACATAGATGATCACGGTAGTTGCTGCATTGATGAAGTTGGAGCTTTGCATATTGACGCAGACTGTGTTGTTCATTACGGTCAAACATGTCTAAGCCC GACATCGGTTCTTCCAGCATTCTTCGTTTTCGGGAAAGCTCCGATGAACGTCTCAAGCTGCGTTAAGCATCTGATAGATTATGCGTCACAGAGCGATAAGCCTATTATG ATTCTTTATGGACTAGAATACGCCCATATGATTCCGCATATCCGAGAAGAATTAGGATTGTCAAAGACCGAATCTCATCAGTTGAAGTTCTCTGTAGCCAATGTCTTGTGCTCATTTATTAGTCAATCCAAAGACCCTAGAGAGTCCATGGAGCATCCGAGACCATATAGTGATAGCTTATCCTCATCTAGAAACTATAGTCTGGGAGGGCTAACTTGGGACTTGCCAGAAGGAAGCAAAATCGAGGACTATCTACTTTTCTGGATCGGTTCTGACAGTTCAGCTTTCGCCAATGTAGTACTGACCTTCAATGGTTGTGACATAG TCAGATatgatgctgaagaagattcTTTGGTGACGGAATTTTATCAACAAAGAAGGATACTTATGCGACG ATATTACTTGGTGGAAAAAGCCAAGGATGCGAATATTGTAGGTATTTTGGTAGGGACTCTTGGTGTTG CTGGTTACCTTCATATGATTCACCATATGCAAGCACTCATATCTGCAGCTGGCAAAAAATCGTACTTTCTTGCCATGGGACGACCTAATCCGGCCAAACTCGCAAACTTCCCCGAG TGCGATGTATTCATCTACATCTCATGTGCCCAAACCGCTCTTTTAGATAGCAAAGAGTTCATGTCCCCTGTCATGACTCCGTTGGAAGCCAATCTTGCTTTTAGCAG AGGGAGTGAATGGACTGGTGCATACCTAATGCAATTCCAAGACGTGATCAACTCTGTAAAATTAGAACCAGTTGCTGCATTGATGAAGTTGGAGCTTTGCATATTGACGCAGAGTGTGTTGTTCATTACGGCCAAACATGTCTAA